ATAATGGAACTTCCAGATTCGGTAACCTATTTTGATTGCACCCAAAACCAATTAGACAGCTTACCGCCCTTACCAATAAATTTAGTTTATTTCGATTGTCATAATAATTCTTTGAGAAGCTTACCTACTTTACCTAATTCGTTACTTTATTTTGATTGCTCAGGTAACCAATTAACAAGCTTACCTAGTTTACCATCATTTTTACCCAAATTAAATTGTGCAGAAAATCAACTTACAAACCTTCCATTGCTACCCAATACAATTACATCTATTTATTGTGAAAACAATTATTTAGATAGTTTACCCACATTACCTTTGACTTTAGATACTTTAAGTTGTGGTTATAATCAACTAACAAGCCTTCCATCACTACCAAATTCAATAACTGATTTGGAATGTTACTATAATCAACTGACAAGTTTACCATCTTTACCATCTTCTTTGATAACCTTAGTTTGTGGAGGCAACTTATTAACTAGTCTTCCAACATTACCAAGCTCACTTGTAACATTAAAATGTTACTCAAATCAATTAACAATCTTACCGGCTTTGGCTGGCACACTTTCTTTCTTAGATTGTAGCAGCAACTTAATTACTAATCTACCTGCTTTAGCTGGCTCGTTAACTTATTTAGATTGTAGTATCAATCAGATTACTAACCTTCCTGCATTAACCGGTTTAATTCAATACATCAATTGTTCAAATAATTTTTTGACACTTCTACCTACTTTACCAGGATCATTAGCACACCTAAATTGCGCCTATAATTCCTTGATCGATTTACCCGTGCTGCCAAGTGCACTTTCTTTTTTAGATTGTTCCTATACATCATTAGATAGTCTTCCGGTATTACCAAGCTCGCTTGTCCACCTAGATTGTTCAAACAATTCTCTTACAAATCTTCCTGTCTCAATAAATTCTGTTAGTGAATTATTCTGTCAAAACAACCTTTTAACTAGTCTTCCAATATTGTCAAACTCAATGTATGCATTAGTATGCAGCAACAATAATATTAATTGCTTTGAAGAATTTCCAACAACACTATTTTGGTTTGATATTTCAAATAACCCAATTGCCTGTTTACCTAATTATATCCCTGCTATGGATGCAGCAATTTTATTGTTCCCATTGTGCATCACCGGTGATTTAATAAACAATCCATTTGGTTGCACAGGAGCTGAAGGTGTTGTAGGCTATACCTACACCGATATGAATTCAAATTGTATGAAAGATACATTGGACGGAAATCTTACAAATATCCCAGTACAACTTTTCGATAGCACAGGAACATATTTAGGCCAAACGTATACTGCAATAAATGGAGTGTATCACTTTCCCGAATCAATGGGAACTTATGAAGTTCGGGTTGACACAACTGGAATGCCCATTAGCCCGCAATGTTCTAGTCCAGGTATCGATTCCGTTGTTACGCTAACAACATTAAATCCATTAATAGCAAATGTAAATTTTGATTTCAATTGCAAACCAGGGTTTGATGTTGGGGTAAGATCAATTGCTCATTGTGGTTTGGTTTTTCCAGGACAAACCCATGATTTAAGAATAGATGCCGGAGACATGACACAGTGGTATAATATGGCTTGTGCTGCTGGTATTAGCGGACAAGTGCAATTGACAATTACCGGACCAGTGACTTATAGTGGTCCAATATTAGGTGCATTAACACCAAGTATTTCCGGTTCAACATATACTTATTCTATTTCAAATTTTGCTTCCATCATCAATACTCAAGCTTTTGGGTTACACCTTACAGTTGATCCAACAGCTGGAAGTGGGAACCAAATTTGTGTTGATATCAATGTTACTCCTATTGGGGGAGATAGCGATACAACTAATAATTCATTTATTTTTTGTTACGAAGTTGTTAATTCACATGACCCAAACATGAAGGAAACTTACCCAGAGGAAATTCCATTAAATTATACAGATTGGTTAACATACACTATACACTTTCAAAACACAGGCTCTGCTCCTGCTATCAATATCAATTTGAGAGACACATTAGACAATCTTCTTGACCTTTCTACTTTTGAAGTTATTGGTTACAGTCATCAAAATCATGTTATGCTAAATGGAAATGCATTAGCAATTCAATTTCCAAACATCTATCTAGCAGATAGCACATCCAGCTTAGATAGTTCAAAAGGTTTTTTCCAATATCGTATAAAACCTTTGCCGGGTCTCTCTTGTGGAAACGAAATTCATAATACGGCTTCCATCTATTTTGATTTCAATGATCCTATTCTGACGAATACAACAACCAATTCTGCTCCAAAATCGCCAGAAGCAATAGCAATAAGCGATACTACAATTTGCCATTCGAGTTCAATTGCTTTCAATATTAGTTCAATTGGAAATACAATAAATTGGTATGATGCTACTAATACTTTGATTAATGTCGGAAATACTTACATCATGAATAATATAAATGCAAATACCACAATTTATACACAGATAGTAACATCGAGCGGATGCTCAAGTAGTTTTGAACCCATTAACATTTCTGTTCTCCCGCTCCCTTCATCACCTATTTTGTCTTTAAATGACACGCTGTGTTATACGGATTCATTGTCTCTATCAGCATCTACTGTTGCGGGATGGAATTATAATTGGAGTGGTCCATCAGGATTCATTTCTTCAATGGAAGATCCTTATTTAGACTCCCTTTCTTCCCAAAATAATAGTGGGACGTATAGCTTATATATTTCAAATGGTCAATGTGTAAGCGATACAGCTGCAATATACATTCAGATCGACTCCTTACCTCAAATTTTTGTAACTAACAATCCTTACATCTGTTTGGGTGATAGCATAGACTTACATGCAACAGGAAACTTAAACAACATTGTTTGGGGAACGGGAGAAACAAATCAATACATATTTGTTAAACCAACACAAACAACATTGTATACTGTAAATGGATCCAACTCTTGTGGCTCTGTTACACAAAACATTATTGTCACTGTCCACACACCACCCAATGCAATTGCATCCGATGCTGTTTTAATACACGGAGAGAATGCACAATTAAATGCATCCGGTGGAACTAACTATTATTGGTATCCCGACAATGGATTGAGCTGCTCGGATTGTTCAAATCCTAGCATATCAATTACACAAGATCAATATTATTCTGTTATTGTAACAGATGCAAATGGATGCAGTGATACAGCAAAGGTTTTTGTTAAAGTAGTGGAAGAAACCAATACGGTTTATATTCCAAATTCATTTACTCCAAATAATGATGGATTAAATGATGAGTTTAAAATAACTGGAAAGAACATTAATAATGCACACACAATTATTTATGGTCGATTAGGTGATATTGTTTTTGAGTCCAGTGACATGAACGCTGGATGGGATGGAACATATAAAGATAATAGTATAAATCCATGGGTATTTATTTATTTGATTCAAGTAACATTTAATGATGGAGAAGTAAAAAAATATAAAGGAACAGTAACATTGGTTAAGTAAGTAAACATGGCTATTAAAAATAGGAGTCGCAAATACTTCTGTAATCAAACAAATTTTTTATGTGCAATATTTCCGAATTAGAAAATGGCTTGTATTTAATAAGTGTAACGGATGGCACAACATCCATCACCAAACGATCTATAAAACAATAAAAATCATCCTCTCACAATAAAATATACATGTTATGAAAAAATTAATTCTAACAATTGCAACAATCACAAGTTTTGTTTCAATGAACGCGCAAGTGCCCACAATGTTTGAACACTTAGACATCAACAACATTAAAGCAGAAATAAATTCTGACGGAACGTTCTTTTGGAACCTCACTTCTGGGCAATTCGAAGTTCCGCAGGGAAGTGGTGCACATACTATTTATGCAAATGCACTTTGGATTGGAGGATTTGACGCCAGCAACAATTTAAAAATTGCAGGACAAACCTACCGTCAAACCGGAACTGATTTTTGGCCGGGACCATTGTCATCAGCAGGCACAACGGATTCCATTACCATGCATGCATTCAATAAAATTTGGAAAATAAATCAATGCGATATTGATACCTACATTAGCTGGTTCACATCGGGTGCATCGGGCGCAAATCCAACAGATAGCGCTGCAATGAATACCATTTTAACATGGCCGGCAACAGGACCTGATGGAGCACCTTTAGCACCTTATGCGGATGTAAATTCAAACGGAATTTATGATCCAACTGCAGGAGATTATCCGCTTATTAAAGGAGACCAAGCACTCTTTTTTGTGTTCAACGACAAAGGAGGCATTCATACTGAAACCGGAGGCGCTGCAATTGGTTTAGAAATACAAGGAATGGCTTACGCATACAGTTGCCCGAATGACAGTGCATTGTACAACACCATTTTTACAAATTTTAAAATCATTAATAAAAGCTCTTTCCTTTTAGATTCAGTATTTGTAGGTAACTGGACGGATTTTGACATTGGTACTTATGGTGATGATTTCGTTGGTTCGGATGTTACTAGAGGTGCATATTATGGTTACAATGGTGATTCTATTGACGATTTTCCTGCTGCAGGTCAAGTTGCTTATGGTGCAAATCCACCGGCACAAGCTGTTACTTTTTTAGCTGGGCCCTATGCTAATCCTAATGGAATAGACGATGCCGCTTCATCAACAGTAAATGGAACCAACTATGGAGATGGCATTGTTGACAACGAACGTTTGGGTATGAGTAAGTTTTTGTACTACAATAATGATTTTACCGTTACCGGCAATCCATCTACTGCGAATAATTTCTATGATTACATTTCCGGAACTTGGAAAGATGGTACTCCCTTGACATATGGAGGTAACGGTCATTTAACTGGTGTGGCCTGTGATTATATGTTTCCGGGAACTTCTGACCCATTGGGTTATGGAACAAACATGGTTCCACAAGCACCATGGGATGAAACATCATCTGGAAATATTCCTTCTGACAGAAGAGGATTGGGATCATTCGGCCCTTTCACCTTTCAAGCAGGTGCAATTCATGAAATTGA
This portion of the Bacteroidota bacterium genome encodes:
- a CDS encoding T9SS type A sorting domain-containing protein, which translates into the protein MKKLILTIATITSFVSMNAQVPTMFEHLDINNIKAEINSDGTFFWNLTSGQFEVPQGSGAHTIYANALWIGGFDASNNLKIAGQTYRQTGTDFWPGPLSSAGTTDSITMHAFNKIWKINQCDIDTYISWFTSGASGANPTDSAAMNTILTWPATGPDGAPLAPYADVNSNGIYDPTAGDYPLIKGDQALFFVFNDKGGIHTETGGAAIGLEIQGMAYAYSCPNDSALYNTIFTNFKIINKSSFLLDSVFVGNWTDFDIGTYGDDFVGSDVTRGAYYGYNGDSIDDFPAAGQVAYGANPPAQAVTFLAGPYANPNGIDDAASSTVNGTNYGDGIVDNERLGMSKFLYYNNDFTVTGNPSTANNFYDYISGTWKDGTPLTYGGNGHLTGVACDYMFPGTSDPLGYGTNMVPQAPWDETSSGNIPSDRRGLGSFGPFTFQAGAIHEIDFAYVFGRATSGGNLASVTVMQERIDSVRQKFNNGITGCGCPSLTGITNYDNSNSLSIYPNPATDNITISFTATSKNASIKIYDARGRLVKSISNVKSGETTFNISELESGLYLINVNDGTMNVTKRFVKQ
- a CDS encoding gliding motility-associated C-terminal domain-containing protein — protein: MKKYTLIILLAIVSFSLKAQSYVTIPDSGFVYWLTVNIPSAMVGNQMDTSNAAITNLTAMDVSSKCIKDLNGIQYFTSLKNLNCTNNKIDTLLNLPDSLQSLICGANWLTFIMELPDSVTYFDCTQNQLDSLPPLPINLVYFDCHNNSLRSLPTLPNSLLYFDCSGNQLTSLPSLPSFLPKLNCAENQLTNLPLLPNTITSIYCENNYLDSLPTLPLTLDTLSCGYNQLTSLPSLPNSITDLECYYNQLTSLPSLPSSLITLVCGGNLLTSLPTLPSSLVTLKCYSNQLTILPALAGTLSFLDCSSNLITNLPALAGSLTYLDCSINQITNLPALTGLIQYINCSNNFLTLLPTLPGSLAHLNCAYNSLIDLPVLPSALSFLDCSYTSLDSLPVLPSSLVHLDCSNNSLTNLPVSINSVSELFCQNNLLTSLPILSNSMYALVCSNNNINCFEEFPTTLFWFDISNNPIACLPNYIPAMDAAILLFPLCITGDLINNPFGCTGAEGVVGYTYTDMNSNCMKDTLDGNLTNIPVQLFDSTGTYLGQTYTAINGVYHFPESMGTYEVRVDTTGMPISPQCSSPGIDSVVTLTTLNPLIANVNFDFNCKPGFDVGVRSIAHCGLVFPGQTHDLRIDAGDMTQWYNMACAAGISGQVQLTITGPVTYSGPILGALTPSISGSTYTYSISNFASIINTQAFGLHLTVDPTAGSGNQICVDINVTPIGGDSDTTNNSFIFCYEVVNSHDPNMKETYPEEIPLNYTDWLTYTIHFQNTGSAPAININLRDTLDNLLDLSTFEVIGYSHQNHVMLNGNALAIQFPNIYLADSTSSLDSSKGFFQYRIKPLPGLSCGNEIHNTASIYFDFNDPILTNTTTNSAPKSPEAIAISDTTICHSSSIAFNISSIGNTINWYDATNTLINVGNTYIMNNINANTTIYTQIVTSSGCSSSFEPINISVLPLPSSPILSLNDTLCYTDSLSLSASTVAGWNYNWSGPSGFISSMEDPYLDSLSSQNNSGTYSLYISNGQCVSDTAAIYIQIDSLPQIFVTNNPYICLGDSIDLHATGNLNNIVWGTGETNQYIFVKPTQTTLYTVNGSNSCGSVTQNIIVTVHTPPNAIASDAVLIHGENAQLNASGGTNYYWYPDNGLSCSDCSNPSISITQDQYYSVIVTDANGCSDTAKVFVKVVEETNTVYIPNSFTPNNDGLNDEFKITGKNINNAHTIIYGRLGDIVFESSDMNAGWDGTYKDNSINPWVFIYLIQVTFNDGEVKKYKGTVTLVK